One stretch of Pomacea canaliculata isolate SZHN2017 linkage group LG1, ASM307304v1, whole genome shotgun sequence DNA includes these proteins:
- the LOC112575332 gene encoding rhodopsin, GQ-coupled-like: MTLFNTWASMLSLVRNASLPLESNNVSHRPFLSDVNDVVAFTLTLPENSSTPRRDAWRRIWEWERLVDPHWLQQEPLPYAMHVCIGVVVFFVAAFAIVGNVLVLWSIVRFRSLRTSSNLFIISLAVADIIMSVIDFPLFAVSSFLGYWSFGYNMCQMYTISTGAAGLVNINTLAAISYDRYTVVVRRVLPVHHVSRSMTRLVIAVIWISSVLWMMFPMMGWGHFTLEGTGTSCTFDYLDRSAANRAYVTTLTLANFVVPLIVIVFSYVRIFLSVSAVRRGLMDNWPEFSLQSQRQGRKLHTELKMAVTTLVIVGVFCVSWTPYVIVATIALFGDAHLVTPMTSAVPCLLAKVATVSNPPLYSLGHPKFRKKIRLLVMSAMNRNPNVSMSSFTVSMDHPPTTL; the protein is encoded by the exons TCGTTCGCAATGCCTCTCTGCCTCTGGAATCAAACAATGTATCCCATCGGCCCTTCCTCTCTGACGTCAACGATGTGGTGGCCTTCACCTTGACCCTGCCGGAGAACTCGAGCACGCCGAGGAGGGATGCTTGGCGGCGGATCTGGGAGTGGGAGCGACTGGTCGACCCCCACTGGCTGCAGCAGGAGCCTCTACCCTACGCCATGCACGTCTGCATCGGCGTTGTCGTCTTCTTCGTTGCCGCCTTCGCCATCGTTGGCAACGTCCTCGTCCTGTGGTCCATAGTGAG GTTCCGCAGCCTCAGAACATCCTCCAACCTGTTCATCATTAGTCTAGCCGTCGCCGACATCATCATGTCTGTTATCGACTTCCCACTCTTTGCTGTCTCCAGTTTCCTGGGTTACTGGTCCTTTGGCTACAACA TGTGCCAGATGTACACCATTAGCACGGGCGCGGCAGGCTTGGTCAACATCAACACCCTGGCTGCCATCTCCTACGACCGCTACACCGTGGTGGTGCGTCGAGTGCTGCCCGTGCATCACGTCTCCCGGTCCATGACCCGTCTGGTCATCGCCGTCATCTGGATCTCCTCCGTGCTGTGGATGATGTTCCCCATGATGGGCTGGGGCCACTTCACGCTGGAAGGCACGGGCACGTCCTGCACCTTCGACTACCTCGACCGCAGCGCCGCCAACCGCGCCTACGTCACGACCTTGACCCTGGCCAACTTCGTGGTGCCTctcatcgtcatcgtcttctCCTACGTCCGGATCTTCCTCTCCGTGTCCGCGGTCCGGCGTGGGCTGATGGACAACTGGCCAGAGTTCAGCCTTCAGAGCCAGCGACAGGGCCGCAAGCTGCACACGGAGCTCAAGATGGCCGTCACGACCCTCGTCATCGTTGGGGTCTTCTGCGTGTCCTGGACGCCCTACGTCATCGTCGCCACGATCGCGCTGTTTGGAGATGCGCACTTAGTGACCCCGATGACGTCTGCTGTTCCCTGTTTGCTGGCCAAGGTGGCCACCGTGTCCAACCCGCCGTTGTATTCGCTCGGACATCccaaatttcgaaaaaaaattcgCCTGCTCGTCATGTCCGCCATGAACAGGAACCCCAACGTGTCGATGAGCAGCTTCACGGTGTCCATggaccacccacccaccaccctgTAG